A single Candidatus Liberibacter asiaticus DNA region contains:
- a CDS encoding inner membrane-spanning protein YciB, giving the protein MSRSQSQSKIVCFLLEFSPGIAFWLCNFYGEKLFFYFPMLSNLGGIIFVSTLLFMVLTAVSLGMFWFFFREFRVIPVVSGVCVLVFGSLTVWLRDESLIKMKPTFFYFVFSVVLFVGYLSGKSFVRFFLSQVICLDSIGWRKLTLRWAFFFLFLSFCNEIVWRNFSTETWIFFKAIGIFPIFLIFGIVQMNLINKHTILPEERK; this is encoded by the coding sequence ATGAGTAGATCGCAATCACAAAGTAAAATCGTTTGTTTTTTATTAGAATTCAGTCCTGGGATTGCTTTTTGGTTGTGTAACTTTTATGGGGAAAAGCTGTTTTTTTATTTCCCCATGTTATCAAATTTAGGGGGGATTATCTTTGTTTCAACTCTGTTATTTATGGTGTTGACTGCTGTATCGTTAGGGATGTTTTGGTTTTTTTTTCGTGAATTTCGGGTCATTCCAGTAGTCTCTGGAGTATGCGTATTAGTATTTGGCAGTTTGACTGTTTGGTTGCGTGATGAATCTCTTATAAAAATGAAGCCCACATTCTTCTATTTTGTTTTTTCTGTTGTTTTATTTGTTGGCTATTTATCTGGAAAGAGTTTTGTCAGATTTTTTCTTTCTCAAGTAATATGTTTAGATTCAATAGGTTGGCGTAAGCTGACTCTTCGGTGGGCATTTTTTTTCTTGTTTTTATCTTTTTGCAATGAAATAGTGTGGCGTAATTTCTCTACAGAAACATGGATATTTTTTAAAGCAATAGGAATATTCCCTATCTTTTTAATATTTGGTATAGTGCAAATGAATCTCATTAATAAGCACACTATCCTTCCTGAAGAACGAAAGTAG
- the rimM gene encoding ribosome maturation factor RimM (Essential for efficient processing of 16S rRNA), with product MVKLDKLVLMATIGTTHGLNGEVYIDSYANNPIDLNRYVLYSNDNRELRILKMYRKNKRFIATFSGIDNIHSASELRDLKLYAKRQDFKDEELEEDEFFNTDLEEMETFDRQGKYWGQVCGVYNFGAGSILEIKNTMEKTFLIPFTKFAVLEVNLQENKILIDPIAAGLNNTTMKNPQYDCPLDSAGKKS from the coding sequence ATGGTCAAACTTGACAAACTAGTTCTCATGGCTACCATTGGCACTACCCACGGGTTGAATGGCGAAGTGTACATCGATTCATATGCAAATAATCCCATTGATTTAAATCGCTATGTTTTGTATTCAAATGACAATCGAGAACTCAGAATATTAAAGATGTATCGTAAAAACAAGAGATTCATCGCTACGTTTAGTGGAATTGATAATATCCATTCTGCGTCCGAGCTCCGTGATCTAAAACTATATGCTAAACGCCAAGACTTCAAAGATGAAGAATTAGAAGAAGATGAATTCTTCAATACTGATCTAGAAGAAATGGAAACGTTTGATCGCCAAGGTAAGTACTGGGGTCAAGTGTGTGGAGTTTATAATTTTGGTGCCGGGTCCATACTTGAGATCAAAAATACTATGGAGAAAACCTTTTTGATACCCTTTACTAAATTTGCGGTACTGGAGGTCAATTTACAAGAAAACAAAATATTAATTGACCCTATTGCTGCAGGATTAAATAATACGACTATGAAAAATCCGCAATACGACTGTCCGCTAGACTCGGCTGGGAAAAAATCATGA
- the rplS gene encoding 50S ribosomal protein L19, translating to MNIIDELDHEEMVRIESKRSLPKFSPGDTLCVKTIITEGDKSRIQAYEGVCIARSGRGINKNFTVRKISYGEGMNRLFPLYSPMIQDITVIRRGKVRRSKLYYLQDLRGKAARIKENTGKRAKALNEEVRRAALPEKEMSK from the coding sequence ATGAATATAATTGATGAATTAGACCACGAAGAAATGGTTCGAATAGAATCAAAGAGAAGTCTACCTAAATTCTCTCCAGGAGATACTCTATGTGTTAAAACAATTATTACAGAAGGTGATAAAAGTCGAATTCAAGCTTATGAAGGAGTATGTATAGCACGCTCTGGACGCGGAATTAATAAGAATTTTACTGTGCGAAAAATTAGTTATGGAGAAGGTATGAATCGCTTGTTTCCTCTATATTCCCCAATGATACAAGATATTACTGTAATACGTCGCGGAAAAGTCCGTCGTTCCAAGCTATATTATCTACAAGATCTTCGCGGGAAAGCGGCACGTATTAAAGAAAACACTGGAAAACGTGCAAAAGCACTCAATGAGGAAGTACGTAGAGCAGCTCTCCCAGAGAAAGAAATGTCTAAGTAG
- the ffh gene encoding signal recognition particle protein, whose translation MFDNLQERLGSIFQNITGKGSLSETDISNTLREIRRTFLEADVSLEVVQSFSKRVQEKAKGEKILRSIQPGQMVIKIVHDELVEVLGKESIELDLNAPSPLVIMLVGLQGSGKTTTTAKIAYHLKTLKKKKILMASLDVHRPAAQEQLRYLGEQIQVDTLEVIPEQSPEKIAIRATQSARDGGYDAVILDTAGRNHINDSLMQEISEIKSLTNPHEILLVADALTGQDAVHLARNFDKIVDLTGIILTRMDGDGRGGAALSMRTVTGKPIKAIGTGEKINDLENFFPDRIANRILGMGDVVSLVEKAARNLNEKQAALTAKKIAKGKFDLEDLAEQFRQTQKIGGIGSILRMLPGMPSLKQNIMPSSFDDKTINHHIAIIASMTKEERANPSIIKHSRKKRIAAGSGTNAAKINKLLKLHRQVAEMMHSTQGLGGNALTQQIMGRLKSKIGFGKNGRFPDF comes from the coding sequence GTGTTTGATAATTTACAAGAACGCCTCGGATCCATTTTTCAAAATATTACTGGAAAAGGAAGTTTATCAGAAACAGATATTTCTAACACTTTACGAGAAATACGCCGCACTTTTTTGGAAGCAGATGTATCACTTGAAGTGGTGCAATCTTTCAGTAAAAGAGTCCAAGAGAAAGCAAAAGGAGAGAAAATTCTCAGAAGCATTCAACCTGGACAAATGGTTATTAAAATTGTCCATGATGAACTAGTTGAAGTGCTCGGAAAGGAGAGTATAGAATTAGACCTCAACGCTCCTTCTCCTCTTGTTATCATGCTCGTTGGTCTACAAGGATCTGGGAAAACCACAACAACTGCTAAAATTGCCTACCACCTAAAGACTTTAAAAAAGAAAAAAATTTTGATGGCTTCTCTTGATGTACACCGTCCAGCCGCACAGGAACAATTGAGATATCTTGGAGAGCAAATTCAAGTGGATACTCTCGAAGTTATCCCAGAACAATCACCTGAAAAAATAGCAATACGTGCCACACAAAGTGCGCGCGATGGTGGTTATGATGCCGTTATTTTAGACACAGCAGGGCGTAATCATATCAATGATTCTCTCATGCAAGAAATAAGTGAAATTAAATCACTAACCAATCCTCATGAAATTTTACTTGTAGCAGACGCTCTAACAGGACAAGATGCTGTTCATCTTGCACGTAATTTTGATAAAATAGTAGACTTAACAGGTATTATTCTCACCCGCATGGATGGTGATGGTCGTGGCGGGGCAGCCTTATCAATGCGCACAGTCACAGGAAAACCCATTAAAGCCATCGGTACAGGAGAAAAAATAAATGATTTAGAAAACTTCTTCCCTGATAGAATTGCCAATAGAATCCTCGGTATGGGCGATGTAGTATCTTTAGTGGAAAAAGCTGCCCGCAATCTAAATGAAAAGCAGGCAGCTTTAACAGCTAAAAAAATTGCCAAAGGGAAATTTGACCTTGAAGACCTAGCAGAACAATTTCGTCAAACACAAAAAATAGGAGGAATCGGTTCTATTTTACGCATGTTACCCGGAATGCCCTCTCTCAAACAAAATATCATGCCTTCCAGCTTTGATGACAAAACCATTAATCATCATATTGCAATTATTGCATCTATGACAAAAGAAGAGCGTGCTAACCCAAGTATTATAAAGCATTCTCGCAAAAAACGCATAGCCGCAGGATCAGGAACTAATGCAGCAAAAATAAACAAGCTTTTGAAATTACATCGTCAAGTAGCAGAGATGATGCATTCTACACAAGGACTTGGTGGCAATGCACTGACTCAGCAAATAATGGGAAGACTCAAAAGTAAAATAGGATTTGGCAAAAATGGAAGATTCCCAGACTTCTAA
- the ftsY gene encoding signal recognition particle-docking protein FtsY, translated as MSNQKVASESLSWIRKLTKGFASTSLKLKEGITDIISSRRLDDGVREELEDLLIRSDIGVAVAQKIVEELLTKRYAKDVSVQRVLYDVSELIHKMLMPLSKPFNWDFSHRPHVILVVGVNGVGKTTVIGKLSKKMSDAGLKVMLAAGDTFRSAAIDQLKIWADRTSADFVCSEIGSDAAALAYEAFKQAQAKKVDVLIIDTAGRLHNNSILMAGIGKMIRVLKRLDPHAPHSVLQVLDATTGQNALRQVEMFHAVAGTTGLIMTKMDGTARGGGLIPIVVTHKIPVYFLGVGEGINDLEPFVAKDFSAVITGCLDYGEEKI; from the coding sequence TTGAGTAATCAAAAAGTCGCATCGGAATCTTTATCTTGGATACGAAAACTAACTAAAGGATTTGCATCTACATCTTTAAAATTGAAGGAAGGGATTACGGATATTATATCAAGCAGACGACTTGATGATGGTGTTCGAGAAGAATTAGAAGATCTTCTAATTCGCTCTGATATAGGAGTAGCGGTTGCCCAGAAGATAGTGGAAGAATTGCTTACAAAGCGTTATGCTAAAGATGTGTCTGTTCAACGTGTGTTGTATGATGTCTCTGAGCTGATTCATAAGATGTTGATGCCACTTTCGAAGCCTTTTAATTGGGACTTTTCTCATAGACCACATGTTATTCTTGTTGTGGGAGTAAATGGCGTAGGGAAGACTACTGTTATTGGTAAATTATCGAAAAAAATGTCAGATGCTGGTTTAAAGGTAATGCTTGCGGCAGGAGATACTTTTCGTTCTGCAGCTATTGATCAATTGAAGATTTGGGCAGATCGTACATCTGCTGATTTTGTGTGTTCTGAAATTGGTTCTGATGCTGCAGCCCTTGCGTATGAGGCTTTCAAACAAGCGCAAGCGAAGAAAGTAGATGTCTTGATCATTGATACCGCAGGTCGTCTTCATAATAATTCTATACTTATGGCGGGTATTGGTAAGATGATTCGGGTATTAAAACGTTTAGATCCTCATGCTCCACATAGTGTATTACAAGTTTTAGACGCCACAACTGGGCAGAATGCTTTACGTCAAGTAGAAATGTTTCATGCTGTCGCAGGGACAACTGGGCTTATTATGACAAAGATGGATGGTACAGCGCGAGGAGGAGGGCTGATTCCTATTGTTGTGACACATAAAATTCCTGTTTATTTTTTAGGGGTAGGAGAGGGGATTAATGATCTTGAGCCTTTTGTAGCAAAGGATTTTTCTGCTGTTATTACCGGATGTTTAGATTATGGTGAGGAGAAGATATGA
- the rpsP gene encoding 30S ribosomal protein S16 codes for MTLKIRLACGGSKSRHHYRIVVANSRSPRDGKFIEKLGTWNPTLPKENPLRFTMNFERIQHWMSKGAQPTDRILFFLDKAGLIKRSPQNNPKKSQPKKKALERLASKKNADEHATT; via the coding sequence ATGACATTGAAAATTCGTCTTGCTTGTGGAGGATCCAAAAGTCGTCACCATTATCGCATTGTGGTTGCTAACTCCCGTAGTCCACGTGATGGAAAATTCATCGAAAAACTTGGAACTTGGAATCCAACTTTACCAAAAGAAAATCCGTTGAGATTCACAATGAATTTTGAACGCATTCAACATTGGATGAGCAAGGGTGCACAGCCAACAGATCGTATTCTTTTTTTCTTGGATAAAGCAGGGTTGATTAAACGCTCCCCTCAAAATAATCCCAAAAAATCCCAACCTAAAAAGAAAGCACTAGAGCGTCTTGCGTCCAAGAAAAATGCAGATGAACATGCTACCACGTAA
- a CDS encoding substrate-binding domain-containing protein → MRFFFVVLMCFVVLEVYCGTGTFARNRIRIAGSSTLFPYSKIIAENFSEYFPEFKTPFVESGGSSVGLKEFCRGIGDDTIDIVNSSRKITQNELDECKKHGVSDIQEVTIGHDGILLVSDRDMVSVSLTVEDLYKALASYLIVDDKVVFNPLKKWSEIRPDFPEVRIAIYVPSGKHGTREVLEKKVLQEGCVRSRNFSKMRDMFKYNVQQLSVACTSVRQDGIAIEVDGDYTETLARIEVNKDVFGFVGLSFYKNNADVLKLVPIDGIVPSMGTIVSGLYPISRPLLFYVKRQHFNSVLGLREYVSFSVSDEMMAPDSQLFQYGLIPISNEERKSVRDSIAVGKSG, encoded by the coding sequence GTGAGATTTTTTTTTGTAGTTCTTATGTGTTTTGTTGTCTTGGAAGTATATTGTGGTACAGGAACCTTTGCCCGTAACCGCATCAGGATAGCAGGATCTTCGACATTATTTCCTTATTCCAAGATTATTGCCGAGAATTTCAGCGAATATTTTCCTGAATTTAAGACGCCTTTTGTGGAGTCTGGGGGTTCTAGTGTTGGTCTAAAAGAATTTTGCAGGGGTATTGGCGATGATACTATTGATATTGTCAACTCTTCCCGAAAAATAACTCAGAATGAATTAGATGAGTGTAAGAAGCATGGTGTTTCTGATATTCAAGAAGTGACGATAGGGCATGACGGTATATTGCTGGTAAGCGATAGAGATATGGTAAGTGTTTCTTTGACTGTCGAGGATCTTTACAAGGCATTGGCTTCTTATTTAATCGTCGATGATAAAGTTGTGTTCAATCCATTGAAAAAGTGGTCAGAGATCAGACCTGATTTTCCTGAAGTTCGCATCGCCATTTATGTTCCAAGTGGGAAGCATGGGACTCGAGAAGTTTTGGAAAAAAAAGTCTTGCAAGAGGGTTGTGTGAGATCTAGAAATTTTTCGAAAATGCGTGATATGTTTAAATATAATGTTCAGCAATTGAGTGTGGCATGTACATCTGTTCGACAAGACGGAATTGCTATTGAAGTAGATGGAGATTATACTGAAACTTTAGCAAGGATAGAAGTAAATAAAGATGTTTTTGGTTTCGTCGGTTTATCTTTTTATAAAAACAATGCTGATGTTTTAAAACTTGTGCCAATTGATGGGATTGTGCCTTCCATGGGTACAATTGTATCTGGGTTATACCCTATTTCGCGTCCGCTTTTATTTTATGTGAAGAGACAGCATTTCAATAGTGTCCTTGGACTTAGGGAATATGTTTCTTTTAGTGTGTCAGATGAAATGATGGCTCCTGATTCTCAGCTTTTTCAATATGGTTTAATCCCTATTTCTAATGAAGAACGGAAGTCTGTTCGAGATTCTATTGCAGTTGGAAAGAGCGGTTAG
- the gndA gene encoding NADP-dependent phosphogluconate dehydrogenase, with protein sequence MKQADIGIIGLGSMGSNLSLNILDKGFRLAVYNKDFELTDVFIKKISGLSQKVIVTKNLEQMVEAVCKPRKILMMVTDGDPVDQLIDKLKPLLSPEDILLDGGNSHFCDTQIRSLQLSEKGIYFIGIGVSGGVKGARSGASLMVGGNEKAYNRVENILLSISAKYQNSPCCALLGPDGSGHFVKMIHNGIEYANMQLIADIYGILRDSLNKNPLEISHLFSKWDTGKLSSYLIKITAEILSSSDTITGMPIIDVICDKASQKGTGIRSIIEGHKLSSSMTITETAIFARNLSLYRDESKKMQSFFNPSSHFPLKCFDSFVKDLENALYASTILSFTQGFWVIGKSSEKYSWSLSLATIARIWRAGCIIRSQILNDIVKSLTEDPSSTNLLNIPSISEKVKKTIPSLRRIVVTCTENGYPVPSLSAALSYFDTFIHDRGTANLIQAQRDFFGSHGFDRKDKISEPHGPWQKVSTES encoded by the coding sequence ATGAAACAAGCAGATATTGGAATAATTGGCCTTGGTTCTATGGGATCGAATCTTTCTTTAAATATTCTTGACAAAGGTTTTCGATTAGCCGTCTACAATAAAGATTTTGAATTAACAGATGTTTTTATTAAAAAAATATCTGGATTATCTCAAAAAGTTATCGTCACCAAAAATCTTGAACAAATGGTAGAAGCAGTTTGCAAACCTCGCAAAATACTTATGATGGTAACTGATGGTGATCCTGTCGACCAATTAATAGATAAATTAAAACCACTATTATCTCCTGAAGATATTCTATTAGATGGAGGAAATTCTCATTTTTGCGACACGCAAATACGCTCCTTACAATTAAGCGAAAAGGGAATTTATTTTATCGGAATAGGAGTGTCAGGCGGCGTAAAAGGTGCAAGATCTGGAGCATCACTCATGGTAGGAGGGAATGAAAAAGCGTATAACCGTGTTGAAAATATTCTGTTATCTATATCAGCAAAATATCAAAATAGCCCTTGTTGCGCCTTGCTAGGACCCGATGGATCAGGACATTTTGTCAAAATGATTCATAACGGAATTGAATATGCAAATATGCAATTAATAGCGGATATTTACGGGATTTTAAGGGATAGCCTTAATAAAAATCCCTTAGAAATCAGTCATCTTTTTTCAAAATGGGATACAGGAAAACTCAGTTCATATTTGATAAAAATCACCGCTGAAATACTATCGTCCTCTGATACTATAACTGGCATGCCGATAATTGATGTAATTTGTGACAAAGCATCTCAAAAAGGCACAGGTATCAGATCCATTATTGAAGGACATAAATTATCTTCATCCATGACAATTACGGAAACGGCAATTTTTGCTCGCAACCTTTCTCTATATAGGGACGAGAGTAAGAAAATGCAGTCGTTTTTCAATCCCTCTTCCCATTTTCCTCTCAAATGTTTTGATAGTTTCGTAAAAGATTTGGAAAATGCTCTCTATGCATCTACCATCCTTTCCTTTACACAAGGATTTTGGGTAATAGGAAAGTCGTCAGAAAAATACAGTTGGAGTTTATCACTTGCAACAATAGCGCGTATTTGGCGTGCAGGATGTATTATTCGCTCGCAAATTCTTAATGATATTGTAAAAAGTTTAACAGAAGATCCTAGTAGCACCAATCTTCTCAATATTCCAAGCATTTCAGAAAAAGTGAAAAAAACAATACCTTCATTAAGACGCATCGTAGTCACTTGCACAGAAAATGGATATCCAGTTCCAAGTTTGTCAGCAGCTCTTTCTTATTTTGATACTTTTATACATGATCGCGGAACAGCCAACTTAATACAAGCGCAACGTGACTTTTTTGGTTCCCATGGTTTCGATAGAAAAGACAAAATATCGGAACCTCATGGGCCTTGGCAAAAAGTAAGCACGGAATCCTAA
- the trmD gene encoding tRNA (guanosine(37)-N1)-methyltransferase TrmD, with product MTFHASILTLYPEMFPGHLEKSVAGKALACNLWSMDAIQIRNFSTDRHHSVDDTPAGGGAGMVLRVDILGKAIDHAVSQYTHEDIPRILMSPRGKTLTQKRVRQLSQKLGVIIVCGRFEGIDERIIEARDLEEISVGDYILSGGEPAALILLDAVVRLLPGVLGNQQSTIHESFENGLLEFPQYTRPQIWEGLAIPPILNSGDHERIKKWRKEQSFALTKKHRPDLLSKKGTLNTQ from the coding sequence ATGACTTTTCATGCGAGTATCCTCACCCTTTATCCAGAAATGTTTCCAGGTCATTTGGAAAAATCCGTAGCAGGGAAAGCACTCGCATGCAACTTATGGTCAATGGATGCAATACAAATACGCAATTTTTCCACGGATCGACACCACAGCGTAGACGATACTCCGGCAGGTGGTGGAGCAGGTATGGTACTTAGAGTAGATATCTTGGGTAAAGCCATTGATCACGCAGTATCTCAATATACGCACGAAGATATTCCCCGAATACTCATGAGTCCTCGCGGTAAAACCTTAACACAAAAGCGCGTACGACAGCTTTCGCAGAAACTTGGCGTCATTATCGTATGTGGACGTTTTGAAGGAATTGATGAACGTATTATTGAGGCACGTGATCTTGAAGAAATTTCTGTAGGAGATTATATACTCTCTGGTGGAGAGCCTGCTGCCCTTATCTTACTTGACGCTGTGGTACGCCTTCTCCCTGGAGTTTTAGGCAATCAACAATCAACGATTCATGAAAGCTTTGAAAACGGATTATTGGAATTCCCTCAGTATACTAGACCACAAATATGGGAAGGATTGGCAATACCTCCTATCCTTAACTCTGGTGATCATGAAAGAATCAAGAAGTGGCGCAAAGAACAATCCTTTGCGTTAACAAAAAAACACAGACCTGATCTTCTTTCAAAGAAAGGTACGCTCAATACACAATAA
- the dapF gene encoding diaminopimelate epimerase — protein sequence MQSSMVDFAKMEGIGNKILVIDMRGCHDNITSDAINALSTDDNTHFDQIMLIHDFQDASVDAFIRIINCDGSEVQSCGNGMRCVVRFLTSRMKRKSFTFETIRGILVAKENRDGSISVDMGEPILDWKLIPLARSFDKMDRDRFHIGPVNHLFLRNPFVVSMGNPHAIFFVEDDLYHYDLASFGNLLAKHPMFSEGVNLSIARVTSLESLDLRTWERGVGLTAACGSAACASVVASGCLHKTNRAVSVKMLGGGLLIEWHDNNHVFMTGEAKKEWEGKLDIKTGKWIKKNEDDEAY from the coding sequence ATGCAATCATCTATGGTAGATTTTGCAAAAATGGAAGGGATAGGGAATAAAATTCTTGTCATTGATATGCGGGGTTGTCACGATAATATAACCTCAGACGCAATTAATGCTCTATCCACGGACGATAATACCCATTTTGATCAAATTATGTTAATTCATGATTTTCAAGATGCATCTGTCGATGCCTTTATTCGTATTATAAACTGTGATGGATCCGAAGTGCAGTCTTGTGGGAATGGGATGCGTTGTGTTGTGCGATTTCTTACGTCTAGGATGAAGAGAAAGTCTTTCACTTTTGAAACCATACGAGGAATTTTAGTGGCTAAAGAAAATAGGGATGGATCGATCTCTGTTGATATGGGTGAGCCGATTTTGGATTGGAAGCTCATTCCTCTGGCACGATCATTTGATAAGATGGATAGGGATCGATTTCATATAGGTCCAGTTAATCACTTGTTTTTGCGGAATCCGTTTGTGGTTTCTATGGGGAATCCACATGCAATTTTTTTTGTAGAAGATGACTTATATCATTATGACCTTGCTAGTTTTGGAAATCTTTTAGCAAAGCATCCTATGTTTTCGGAAGGTGTTAATCTTTCTATAGCACGGGTTACTTCTTTAGAATCTCTTGATTTACGCACTTGGGAGCGTGGCGTAGGTTTAACTGCTGCCTGTGGATCAGCTGCTTGTGCTTCTGTTGTTGCGTCTGGATGTTTGCACAAGACAAATCGTGCGGTATCAGTTAAGATGTTGGGAGGAGGGCTTTTGATTGAGTGGCATGATAATAACCATGTTTTTATGACTGGAGAGGCGAAAAAAGAATGGGAGGGGAAACTGGATATTAAAACGGGGAAATGGATAAAGAAAAATGAGGATGATGAGGCATATTAA
- the pstC gene encoding phosphate ABC transporter permease subunit PstC has translation MLLLSGFSIIFLGLVSYFLGCLRARFLSKKNAIRLYSKESYYGVYVALYSIIPYIFIFLLWFLFSPYIIDFQVSNSFSHYLNSLAEGDRQFSYSILHKIVDSLSSLDPDTKFKIQKGDGDISDLLRYQNVISGYVPSPWIIEAAFYQEILSRKSRILMNVCMFLFSFLGCSYAILRIKPSFCARSAVEKFIVFLLRNSLLLSIVISFGIIISLFANTFKFFSIISATDFFFGIVWDPRFPALGSSNVMGQFGLIPLLIGTFYIGFIAMLFSVPIGLLIAIYMAEYAPKKLRAVIKPITEMLVGIPTIVYGFFALSLVGPFLRDISIYMNGLITGNYKSFIEAQSVLTAGLVMGIMLIPYVSSLSEDVISSIPRSLRDGSLGLGATRSETMKYVIFPAAFPGIAGAILMTASRTIGETMIVVLAAGVAARLQFNPFESMTTITVKIMNQLTGDLDFSSPQTLVAFALGLTLFCITFFLNIYAMYIMKKYQRKYE, from the coding sequence TTGCTCTTGTTATCCGGTTTTAGTATAATCTTTTTAGGTCTTGTATCCTATTTTTTAGGATGTTTGCGTGCAAGATTTCTATCCAAGAAAAATGCCATTCGTCTTTATTCCAAAGAAAGTTATTATGGTGTTTATGTGGCTCTTTACTCAATTATACCATATATTTTCATTTTTCTTCTGTGGTTTTTATTTTCTCCGTATATCATTGATTTTCAAGTTAGTAATAGTTTTTCCCACTACCTGAATAGTTTGGCAGAAGGTGATAGACAATTTTCCTATAGTATCCTGCATAAAATTGTTGACTCATTGTCTTCTCTTGATCCTGATACGAAATTCAAAATACAAAAAGGTGATGGGGATATATCCGATTTGTTAAGATATCAGAATGTAATCTCAGGATATGTTCCAAGTCCTTGGATTATTGAAGCGGCGTTTTATCAAGAAATTTTATCACGCAAAAGTCGGATTTTGATGAATGTATGCATGTTCTTATTTTCTTTTCTGGGATGCTCTTATGCTATTTTGCGCATTAAGCCAAGTTTTTGTGCGCGTAGTGCAGTGGAGAAATTTATTGTTTTTTTATTGCGAAACAGTTTGCTTCTCTCTATTGTAATATCGTTTGGTATAATAATCTCTCTTTTTGCTAATACTTTTAAATTTTTTAGCATAATTTCGGCAACAGATTTTTTCTTTGGAATTGTTTGGGATCCTCGTTTCCCCGCTCTTGGTTCGAGTAATGTTATGGGGCAGTTTGGTCTCATTCCTTTGCTGATAGGGACTTTCTACATTGGATTTATAGCCATGTTGTTTTCTGTGCCGATTGGTTTGCTAATTGCTATTTATATGGCAGAATATGCTCCTAAGAAGTTGCGTGCTGTCATTAAGCCTATTACCGAAATGTTGGTTGGTATTCCAACAATTGTTTATGGTTTTTTTGCGTTGTCTTTGGTGGGACCGTTTTTGCGAGATATCTCGATATATATGAATGGTTTAATTACAGGGAATTACAAAAGTTTTATTGAAGCGCAGAGTGTTTTAACAGCTGGTTTAGTAATGGGTATTATGCTTATTCCATACGTATCATCTCTATCAGAAGATGTTATTTCATCGATTCCTCGTTCTTTAAGAGATGGTTCTCTGGGATTAGGGGCGACACGTTCAGAAACTATGAAATATGTTATTTTCCCAGCAGCATTTCCTGGTATTGCGGGGGCTATTTTGATGACTGCATCACGTACCATCGGAGAAACAATGATTGTGGTCTTGGCCGCTGGTGTTGCTGCTCGTCTTCAATTTAATCCTTTCGAATCAATGACCACTATAACTGTTAAGATTATGAATCAATTGACAGGTGATCTTGATTTTTCTTCTCCTCAGACACTAGTGGCTTTTGCATTGGGATTAACTTTATTTTGCATCACATTTTTTCTTAATATCTATGCTATGTATATCATGAAAAAATATCAGAGAAAGTACGAATGA